GCCAGGACCACGTCCAGGTGCACCCCGGCCCGCTTGGTGAACTCCGCGTCGGACAGGGCGGTCAGCACGTGCAGCAGCAGCGCCGTACCCCGGTCCACGGCGGCCGCCTCGGCGTCCTGCGGCTGCTCCTGGTCGTCGTCCTCGCGCTTCTCCCCCTCAGAATCCCCATCATGATCATTTTTGGGGGTCGGGGGAGGGGCGAGCATGATGGCGGCGGCCGACCAGATCAGGAATCCCCCGCCGAAGATCAGCGGGCGCCACGGAGCCAGGTCCGGGATCAGCGGCACAAGCACCGATCCAGCAGTGCCCACCGCAACAACGGCCAGCCCGCCGCCCAGGACCACGGAGCCCAGCGCGGCCATGAAGCTGCGCTTGCCCAGCTCGGGGTCCAGCTCGATGGGCGCGTCCGGATCGGGCAGCGAGGACGGCTTACCCGACTTCTCAGCCTTCTCAGCGGCCTTGACCCGCTGGGCGCGGATCCGGCCCCTCTTCTCCTGGACGACCACCGAGTCGGTGCTGGCGGTCCTCCACGCGAGGGCGAAGCCCTGGCCCACGCACCGGCACGCGTACCCGGCCATCACCAGGGAGCCGCGCCACCACATGCCCAGCACTCCCCGGGACCCAGAGGTCACCAGCCGGATCTCGCCCAGCGCGCTCACAGCGCGCCCAGCATGTTCGCGAGCATCATCACCAGGTTGTTGGCGATCTGCCACAGGCCCCCGATACTCGCGGCCGAGGCGCCGAGGCAGATCCCGAAGACGGCCGGCCAGCCCAGCTTCTTCCAGTCCGGGACAAAGGTGGTGATGCCGAGGAGGATCGCCACGGCGGCCGGCGCGAGGTCGGAGGCCCCGAAGTCGAGCCCCTGGCCGACGCTGGTGGGCACCGTGGCCACACCCTGGACGAGCTGACCGATGGTGCCGCCGGTGGCGATGGCCAGCACCCCGAACACGATGCCCATCCACGCGGCCTTGTCGCGGTCGAGCTTGACCCGCTTCGCACCACGCAGACCAAGCAGCAGCAGGTAGCCGTCCGCCACGGCGAGGCCGGTCACCCCGACCCCTCCGAGCACAGGCCCGGCGGCCAGGACCACGTCCGTGGCAATCATCAGGTTCGTGGTCACAGCAGTGCTCCCGGGGAGTAGAGGGCGGAGGAAAGGACAACGGTGGCGAGCGGGATCCGGGCGGCCCACCGCAGCGGCCGCGTCCAACTGGCGGCGTGCCGCTCCAGGTAGAGCCAGCAGACGGCACCGAACGCGCCGGCAACGGCGAGCGGCGCCAGCAGCACCGGCCACGGGGCCAGGGCGGCCATTCCGTCCGTGATCAGGGGGCCGGTGCCCTGCGCCCACAGCGCCCCGCCGAGAGCGAGCGCCGGACGGGCGGCCAGACCTGCCGGGCCCGGCAGGCCGCGCAGCAGTCCGCCGGCCCTCCAACCCCCGTACGCGGCACCGGCCACGGCAACCGTGACGCCAAGCGGCACCAGCGAGGTCATCGCGCGGCCCATGAACCCGGCGCCCGCCATCGGGTCCCCGGTCACCCCCCACACCAGGCAGTGCCCAGCAACCGCAGCCGTGCCGTTGTAGGCCAGCCACCGCCACCGCGAGCTCTGCACGAGGGCCTGCGCCGGAGCGGCCGCGCCGCCCTTGCCCTTACTGTGCTTCTTCTTCCGCTTCTTCGAGCGGGCGGCCTTCCCGGCCGCAGCGGTGGCGCTCACTGCTGCGCCCCGTTCCGGGCGCGCTTACCGAACACCTTCACGTGCAGCACCCGCCGGTCCGCCTGCCGCATACCACCGCGCACCCCGAGCACCTTCGACGGGGTGGAGGAGTCGGCCAGGTCCCGCTCCAGGCACCAGTCACGGACCGGGCACTGGCTGCAGAACCCCAGCGCCTTCCGCTCCGCCTCCGAGGGCACAGCCGCGCCGGCCGTCATCTCCCACGGCTCCGGATAGAACACCCTCGGGTCCACGCCCACGCAGGCCGCACCGCCCGACCGCTCCCGACGCACCGCCGGAGCCGGAGCCAAGTCCGGGAACTCCCACAGCCGGTCCAGCCAGTCACCCGACCGAGCCGCGACCCAACCCGGCGGCAGCGGGGGCATGCCACCCGCGGCGCTCACAGCTCTACTCCCAGCGCCCGCAGGCCCGCCCGGACCCGCAGCTCATCCCCACCCAGGCCCAACGCCTCCGGCGCCGTCTGGGGGAGTTCAGCCTGTCCGGCAATGCAGTGCCGGGACGGTAATACCGTCCGCGTCCGCACCATGGCGGGGCACGCGCCCCGCCGAGGGCGCCACCAGCGCCCCATCTCTGCAACCATCACGAAGTCGGTCCCCTCATCCACACGCATATGGGCTGGTCCGACAGCGGGGGCGGGGTTGCAGCCCCGCGCCCGCCGCCCGGCCCGTGTCGTAAGCACGGGCCGGGCACCTACTTCCGTAGGCCGGCACTCGCACCCAGGCAGGGGTCTAACCAGGGGTGGTCAATGCCGACCGCCGCCAGTTATTGCCTAGGCATTAATGAGGATGCCCAGGCGGCCCCGTGTTGTCAATAACGACTAGGCGATATGGTTGCCCTGTGGCCGCCAACCAGGCCGACCCAGGAGGTGACGCACTCATGACCAGTTCCGGAGACCTCTCCGCTGACCTCCACCGGCGCATCCGCGCGGGGGAGTTCGCCGTCGGCAGTAAGTTGCCGACGAACGCGGAGTTGATGGCCACCCACGGCGTGTCCAAGGCGACCGTCACGAAGGCAATCGCGGCACTCGCGGACGCGGGACTCGTGTTCTCTTCCAAGCGCGCCGGCACCGTGGTGCGCTCGCAGACACCGGTTCAGATCCCACTCAGCCGGTACGGGCAGATACTCGCCCCGGGCGGTACGCGTGGCCCTTGGGAGACCGCCACGGCGGCTCAGGGCCTCGACGGACACATGGAGCTCGTCTCCGTGGAGCGGGTCCTAGCCGACGCCGAGATGGCAGAGCTGCTGAATCTGTCCGAGGGCGACGGGCTTGTCTACCGCGTCCGCCACGCCCTCATCCGTCCCGCTGATGTTGTCCAACTCCAGCACGCCTGGTATCCCGCCGCACTGGCCGAGCAAGCCGGGTTGGACAGCACAGGAAAGATCACGGGCGGTGTCTACGGCGCGCTCGCAGCAGCTGGCCACCGACCCGCAACCGCCACCGAGACAGTTAGCGCCCGGATGCCAACCGAAGCCGAAGCGGCACAACTCCGCATCGGCGGGCGCGTCGCCGTACTCACTCTCGATCGCCTCACTCGCGACGCTGCTGGTCAACCACTCGAATTTCTACGGGCTGTTGCGCCGGCTGACCGGCTCCAACTCTCCTACGACAACCTCCCGCTATGACAGCCCACCCCTACGACACGCGGGATCGATGCCCACAAAGACGTAGCGGATGTGTATCTTCTTGGCTTACTCAATGTTGGGGGTGTGATTGTGACGACAGCTCAGGACCCGCTGGCTGCGGTCGAGGACCTGCTGTCCCAAGCCACGTGGCTGCCAGCAGTAGATGCTCGTGGACCACTGCGGCGCGCCGCCGGTTTCACTCAGGCTGAGGTGGCAGACGCGCTGGGTGTCGGCCGTGTGCAGGTGGCCCGATGGGAGACCGGTTTCGCAGAACCCAGCGGCGTACGGCGTCGGGCTTACAGCCGCCTCCTTCGAGGGCTCGCGCAGCAGCACCCAGACGTCGTCGCATCAACAGCAGCACCCTAAAAACGCTGAAGGCCGCCTCTGCGCCAACAGAGACGGCCCCAATACAGCTCG
The window above is part of the Streptomyces sp. NBC_01232 genome. Proteins encoded here:
- a CDS encoding WhiB family transcriptional regulator, which translates into the protein MSAAGGMPPLPPGWVAARSGDWLDRLWEFPDLAPAPAVRRERSGGAACVGVDPRVFYPEPWEMTAGAAVPSEAERKALGFCSQCPVRDWCLERDLADSSTPSKVLGVRGGMRQADRRVLHVKVFGKRARNGAQQ
- a CDS encoding GntR family transcriptional regulator yields the protein MAANQADPGGDALMTSSGDLSADLHRRIRAGEFAVGSKLPTNAELMATHGVSKATVTKAIAALADAGLVFSSKRAGTVVRSQTPVQIPLSRYGQILAPGGTRGPWETATAAQGLDGHMELVSVERVLADAEMAELLNLSEGDGLVYRVRHALIRPADVVQLQHAWYPAALAEQAGLDSTGKITGGVYGALAAAGHRPATATETVSARMPTEAEAAQLRIGGRVAVLTLDRLTRDAAGQPLEFLRAVAPADRLQLSYDNLPL
- a CDS encoding helix-turn-helix domain-containing protein — protein: MTTAQDPLAAVEDLLSQATWLPAVDARGPLRRAAGFTQAEVADALGVGRVQVARWETGFAEPSGVRRRAYSRLLRGLAQQHPDVVASTAAP